One Candidatus Sysuiplasma acidicola genomic window carries:
- a CDS encoding type II/IV secretion system ATPase subunit — MAVAQDDTKSEEQKVRRQGLRSRYIQFMNTIASKPVKIRIPEEEYSKGKSARITPIPLITEKHQEEIELTPLKDPYSFARIKYDTALNEYIYELIEPPLSIDERGVLTKLKEALITSINMSRLEEKEEREKLLKKATLEIMRALDISLNPLSMDRVFYYLSRDLTGLGNIEGVMLDSNVEDVSCDGVNIPIFIFHRKYGSIRSNIRFEREPDLDAFVVWLAQRSGKTISVANPMLDATLPDGSRLNATLGKHVTKKGSSFTIRRFKDDPFTPIDLVRFKTMSIDMMAYLWLCIEYGSSMMVCGGTASGKTTTLNAVLLFIPPQMKIISIEDTRELNLPHENWIASVTREGFSGKSSGQMAGAVDMFDLLTAAMRQRPQYLMVGEVRGKEAYVVFQAMATGTIAYSTFHADDLGSMIHRMESEPINLPRSLMTALNIMLLQGQVKVGTKMTRRVKSLTEIVGLDPETNEIIYNSVFTWNPADDRFHFSGHSYIFEKIRLSKGWTPRQMENEMRRRVIILEYMRKKNFNNYQKVAGLISAYYRDPEKSTAAVEKELGVMETSAAPQPVVQQKA; from the coding sequence AGTGCGCAGGCAGGGGCTGAGATCAAGATATATTCAGTTTATGAACACTATTGCGAGCAAACCAGTCAAGATCAGGATACCTGAAGAGGAGTACAGCAAGGGCAAAAGCGCAAGGATTACACCTATACCGCTGATAACGGAGAAGCATCAGGAGGAGATTGAGCTCACACCGCTCAAGGATCCTTACTCCTTTGCAAGGATAAAATACGACACCGCACTCAACGAATACATATACGAGCTTATTGAGCCGCCGCTCTCGATTGACGAAAGGGGTGTGCTTACAAAGCTGAAGGAAGCGCTCATTACATCGATCAACATGAGCAGACTTGAGGAGAAGGAGGAAAGAGAGAAGTTGCTCAAGAAGGCAACGCTGGAGATCATGCGTGCACTTGACATTTCGCTCAATCCCCTTTCCATGGACAGAGTCTTCTACTATCTCAGCAGAGATCTGACCGGGCTGGGTAACATAGAGGGAGTCATGCTTGACAGCAACGTCGAGGATGTCTCATGCGACGGCGTAAACATACCCATCTTTATCTTTCACAGAAAGTACGGCTCCATAAGGTCGAACATAAGATTCGAGCGCGAGCCGGATCTGGATGCTTTTGTCGTCTGGCTCGCACAGCGCTCCGGAAAAACAATATCCGTGGCAAACCCGATGCTCGACGCAACGCTGCCTGACGGTTCTAGGCTCAATGCGACACTTGGAAAGCATGTGACGAAGAAGGGTTCGTCTTTTACGATAAGAAGGTTCAAGGATGATCCGTTCACACCTATTGACCTTGTGCGATTCAAAACAATGAGCATAGACATGATGGCCTATCTGTGGCTGTGCATCGAATACGGCAGTTCCATGATGGTCTGCGGCGGCACGGCAAGCGGAAAAACAACCACGCTGAACGCAGTACTCCTGTTCATTCCGCCACAGATGAAGATCATAAGTATTGAAGACACACGTGAGCTCAACCTGCCTCACGAAAACTGGATAGCGTCCGTGACAAGGGAGGGTTTCAGCGGAAAGTCATCCGGACAGATGGCCGGGGCCGTAGACATGTTCGACCTGCTCACAGCGGCAATGAGGCAGAGGCCGCAGTACCTGATGGTAGGTGAAGTCAGAGGCAAGGAGGCCTACGTGGTGTTCCAGGCAATGGCCACAGGCACGATAGCATATTCCACATTTCACGCGGACGACCTTGGCTCCATGATACACAGGATGGAAAGCGAGCCAATCAACCTGCCGAGATCGCTCATGACTGCATTGAACATAATGCTGCTGCAGGGGCAGGTCAAGGTGGGCACAAAGATGACCAGGAGGGTAAAGTCGCTCACAGAAATAGTGGGCCTTGACCCCGAGACCAACGAGATCATATACAACTCGGTATTCACATGGAACCCCGCTGACGACCGCTTCCATTTCTCCGGCCACAGCTACATATTCGAGAAAATCAGGCTCTCAAAAGGATGGACGCCGCGGCAGATGGAGAACGAAATGCGCCGCAGGGTAATCATACTCGAGTATATGCGCAAGAAGAACTTCAACAACTATCAGAAAGTGGCGGGACTCATATCCGCCTATTACAGGGACCCGGAGAAGAGCACGGCGGCTGTGGAGAAGGAACTTGGCGTGATGGAAACGAGTGCCGCTCCA